Below is a window of Anaerolineales bacterium DNA.
CACCCGCTTTGCGACTTCCTCGTGGGAGAGTCCGAAATCCTCGTGCAGGTGGAGGTAGGCTTGGGCTGTCTCCAATGCCGAAAGGTCTTCCCGCTGCAGATTCTCGATCAGCGCCAGCTCCAGCCGCTGTTGGTCGGAGGCGTCGCGTACGAGCACCGGCACGCGCTCCAATCCGGCGAGTTTGGAGGCTTCCAGCCGGCGTTCGCCGGCGATCAGCGTGTATTCCTCCGGCTCGGGCCCGCGGCTGACGATCAGCGGCTGGATCACGCCGTGCTCGCGGATCGAGGCCGCCAAATCTTCGAGCTCGCCGGAATCGATCAGCGAACGCGGCTGGCGAGGATTGCGGCGGATCTTCTCCACCGCCACCAGCATCGCGTCGGCGGAGGCGGTTTCGAGAGGAAGGAGGGCGTCCAACCCGCGCCCGAGTCCGTGCTTTTTCGCGCTCATGCCATCATCCCTGGGCGGGGATTCGCACCCCGTCGGATTTGAGGATCTCCTCCGCCAGTTCCTGATAAGCCAGTGCGCCGATCGAGGAGGGGGCGTAGACCGATATCGGAATCCCGTGCGAGGGCGCTTCCGCCAGGCGGATCGAGCGCGGAATCACGCTGGCGAACACCTTCCCCGGAAAATGGCTGCGCACTTCCTCGATCACCTGGTTGCCGAGGTTCGTCCGCCCGTCGTACATCGTCATCACCACGCCGCGGATCTCAAGCCGCGGTTGGAACGAGGCGCGGATGCGGCCGATGGTCTGGGTGAGCTGGCTGAGGCCTTCGAGGGCGAGGTATTCGCATTGCACCGGGATCACCGCGCCATCCTCAGCGGCCACCAGCGCGTTGAGGGTGAGGATCCCGAGTGAGGGCGGGGAATCCACCAGGAGGTAATCGTAGTCGGGCAGGATCTCCTGCAGCGCGTTGCGCAGGCGGAACTCGCGCCCCTCCTCGCCGATCAGCTCCACTTCCGCCCCGGTCAGGTTCTGCGAGGAGGGAATCAGGCTCAAGCCGAGCTGCTCGTTGCGTAAAATCGCCGCCGCCGGCGGGCAAGCGCCGATCAGCACCTCGTAGGTCCCGCGCTGGATGCGGCGTTTGTCGATGCCCAGGCAGGAGGTGGCGTTGGCCTGCGGATCCAGGTCGACCATCAGCACCCGCTGGTCCATCCGGGCGAAACAATGGGCCAGACTGATCGTCGTGGTGGTCTTCCCCACGCCGCCTTTCTGGTTTACGAATGCGTAGACTCTGCTCACGAAACGCTCCCCGCGCCTTTCGCTTCCAGGATTTCCGCCCGGGTCGGGATTCCGGCCAAGCCCGCGCGAGCAACCGAGAGCGAGGCGAGCCGGGTCGCCAAGCGTCCGGCTTCCCACGGATCGCCGGTTTCCTTGAGGCGGAGGAAAAAGGCCGCCGCAAAGATGTCGCCCGCGCCGGTCGGATCGACGACCTCGACCTTCGGCGCCGGGATGGTGCGGGTTTCGCCTTTCAAATGCACGCGGCACCCGCGCTCCCCGTCGGTGACGGCGGCAACCGGGCTGAGAGCCGCCAGCCGTCCGGCCAGGGCCGCGTCGCCGCCGACATCGTCCATGCTGAATACGGCGACGTGCGCGCCGCGTGCGGCTTGCTCGGCCTCCGGGCGGACGGCTTGGCGGACCAACCCGGAAGAATCCCATGCGCGCATCCAGCCCTGCAGGGTGACGCAGCAGAGCGAATTAAGGAACAGATCCATCACCGAGGGTTTGACCTCCGCCGCGACCGGACCGACGTGGACGATGTCCGGCGTGAGCCAGCTTCGGGGGATGTGGACCGCTCCCAGCGGCTCGCCGGTGGATCGGATCCATTGTTCCCTTGTTCCGCCGCGGTAGCGGTTCTCAAAGGCGGTCATCTTCCCGGAAAGCACCCGGTGGACGAGGATCCCTTCGAGCGGCGAGAGGTCGCAGGCAAGGGAACAGGATGTGACCAGCATGACGGAGGCGCCGTAGGCCGACGCGGTCAGGCCGGAATAAGCAACCGTGCCGCCCATCCGGTCGCCCCCGGGAGTGACATCCCGGGTGACGTGGCCGATAATCAGGTAGCTGAGGTTGCGGTCGTCGGTGGTCGGCGGCACGAAAGGAATTATACTCGGCCTCGCTCCCATCCCCCTCACCCCTGCACCCCTCTCCCAGATTATGCTGGGAGAGGGGACGGGGTTGAGGGCGGTAGGGGGCGAGGAAAGAGATGCCCGAACTGCCCGAAGTGGAGACGATCGCACGGCGTCTGCGGACCGGATGCCGCGGAGAGCCCGCGCTGCCGGGTGCAAGAATTCTCTCGGTAGAGATCCGCCATCCCAAGCCGATCGCATGCCCCGCCCCGGAGCAGGCGGGCGCATGCATGACCGGCCGCACCTTCCGCGGGGTGTCGCGCCGCGGGAAGTTCCTCGTGTTCCACCTGTCGCAGGATCACCTGCTGATCCACCTGCGGATGAGCGGGGACCTGCAATTGTTCCCGCGCGGAGAAGGCGTGCGGAAACACGACCACGTCATTTGGCATCTGGACAACGGATGGGATTTGCGTTTCCACGATCCGCGGCGCTTCGGGCGGATCTGGCTGATCGAATCGCCGGAGGAGGTACTGGCCGGGCTGGGGCCGGAGCCGCTTGAGAAGGAGTTCACCGTGGACCGGTTGCACGCGATGCTGTGCGCGAGGAAACGCCTGCTCAAGCCGCTGCTGCTGGACCAGACCTTCGTCGCCGGGATCGGCAACATCTACGCCGACGAATCGCTCCACCGCGCGCGCTTGCACCCGCTGCGGCGCAGCAACACGCTCAGACGGGAGGAAGCCGCCCGGCTGCGGAACGGGATCCGCGCCGCGCTTAGGGTGGGGATCGCGCAGGACGGGGCGAGCATCGATTGGGCTTACCGCGGCGGGGAATTCCAGAATCATTTCCGCGCGTACGATCGCGAAGGGGAACCTTGCGTCCGCTGCGGGGCGAAGATCCGGAGGATTGTCGTCGGCCAGCGCACGACGCATTACTGCCCGCGTTGCCAAAAAAGAAAGGGAGATCGTAGACAATGATCAAGCGAATGAATGCTGTGACCGTGGTTCTCGGGTTTCTCGGATTGCACATCCTCATCTGGCTGGCCTTCGCCGTGCTCGCGGTTCTCGGTTTGATTCCCGGCCTGCC
It encodes the following:
- a CDS encoding ParB/RepB/Spo0J family partition protein, which produces MSAKKHGLGRGLDALLPLETASADAMLVAVEKIRRNPRQPRSLIDSGELEDLAASIREHGVIQPLIVSRGPEPEEYTLIAGERRLEASKLAGLERVPVLVRDASDQQRLELALIENLQREDLSALETAQAYLHLHEDFGLSHEEVAKRVGKSRVAVTNTLRLLKLPERVRQALSGGQISEGHARALLALPTVQAQLAAVDTVLKRDLSVRQTEELARRMTGKRTPKPSPPRLPPDLRALEKKFEEALGTRVTIKRAKRGGLVLLYYYSDEELDAIADQILKGK
- a CDS encoding ParA family protein translates to MSRVYAFVNQKGGVGKTTTTISLAHCFARMDQRVLMVDLDPQANATSCLGIDKRRIQRGTYEVLIGACPPAAAILRNEQLGLSLIPSSQNLTGAEVELIGEEGREFRLRNALQEILPDYDYLLVDSPPSLGILTLNALVAAEDGAVIPVQCEYLALEGLSQLTQTIGRIRASFQPRLEIRGVVMTMYDGRTNLGNQVIEEVRSHFPGKVFASVIPRSIRLAEAPSHGIPISVYAPSSIGALAYQELAEEILKSDGVRIPAQG
- the mutM gene encoding bifunctional DNA-formamidopyrimidine glycosylase/DNA-(apurinic or apyrimidinic site) lyase, with the translated sequence MPELPEVETIARRLRTGCRGEPALPGARILSVEIRHPKPIACPAPEQAGACMTGRTFRGVSRRGKFLVFHLSQDHLLIHLRMSGDLQLFPRGEGVRKHDHVIWHLDNGWDLRFHDPRRFGRIWLIESPEEVLAGLGPEPLEKEFTVDRLHAMLCARKRLLKPLLLDQTFVAGIGNIYADESLHRARLHPLRRSNTLRREEAARLRNGIRAALRVGIAQDGASIDWAYRGGEFQNHFRAYDREGEPCVRCGAKIRRIVVGQRTTHYCPRCQKRKGDRRQ